The following coding sequences are from one Actinomycetes bacterium window:
- a CDS encoding CoA-binding protein: MSRPDRARLDALLAPRAVAVVGAAPSSDAAVTLVRNLVDLGYAGAVYPVHPAAAPICGLRAYPSLADLPGPVEAAAL; encoded by the coding sequence CGGACCGGGCCCGGCTCGATGCGCTGCTCGCGCCCCGGGCCGTGGCCGTGGTCGGTGCCGCCCCGAGCAGCGACGCCGCCGTGACCCTTGTCCGCAACCTGGTCGACCTCGGCTATGCGGGCGCGGTCTACCCGGTCCACCCGGCGGCGGCGCCGATCTGCGGGCTGCGCGCCTACCCCAGCCTGGCCGACCTGCCCGGGCCGGTCGAGGCGGCCGCGCT